A segment of the Candidatus Bathyarchaeota archaeon genome:
TAGAAGCGACAGTACAGCTCCAATGGATCCGAAGATCAGGATTGTCCGGTAGGGTGTCCTATAGCTTGGATGGACCTTATAGAACCAGCGGGGCATCAGGTTAAACTTGCCCATCGAGAAGACCACCCTGGAGACCCCTATAACCCCCGTGTTGGAGGAGACGTAGCATATGGCGAACCCTGTGAAGGCCACGATAGGGGCTATGTATCCGCCCACGATGGGGATGGACCTCGCCAATACCGCCATGGGATCCGTCTGCGACTCCGCGAGCTCCGTCCATGGGACCATCCCCATGGCGACCGAGGACAGGGTGACGGCGAATATGAGCACCGCGAGTATCGAGAGCTTGGTGGCCCTAGGTATCCACTTGTGCGGTTTCCTGGTCTCCTCAGCGGCCTGGGAGATGGACTCTATCCCTATGAAGGAGCACATAGCCAATGTCACCCCATATATGAAGTTCTGCCTCCGGTAATCCAAACCCTGGAAGGCGTATGTGATGTTCTGGAAGACCTTATCAGCCCCCATCACACCTATCTGCGACGTGAATAATCCAAGGTTGAAGGCCAATAAAACCCCGAGTACTAGGATGAGGGATTCCACGGCCAAGTCCAGGCTTACAAGCAACTCGTTGAGGATGCTGGCCTTCCTGATCCCTAGAAGATTTATCCCTATCAGAGCCGCCACCAGGAGGAGGGAGGTTAACCCCAGGGCTGTAATCCTCAGGTTTAAGCCGGTGAGATTTACGGTGAAGGCGGCCGATTTAATCCATGGGATGAAGAAGCTCAGGTACCCCGCTGTGGCCAGGGAGAATAGCGAGATGTCAACGGTGTAATCCAGCATCACGGCCCAGCCCGCTATGAATCCCATCAAGTCGTTCATCGCCTTCATAGTATAGACTTGGGCTCCGCCCGCGTAGGGGTAAGCCGTCGCCAACTCGCCGTAGGCGAAGCCTGTGCAGATATACGTTATGGAGGCGATGGCGAACGCTAAAGGGGAGGCCCCTGCCGCGTAGAAGGCCACGAGCCCTAACGCCACATATATGTCGGCCCCCACATCCGCGTAACCCATGGAGAAGGAACCATACCAACCCACGTCGCGTTTAAGGGCCTGCTCCCCTTCCCCGGACGCCATTCCACCTTCCACCTTTGATCCATGATTCCAGCTTATCCGAAGCCCTCTAACGGTTTCCATCTAGGATTATCGGTGGAGGATTTAAACTCATTCGTCTATGGCTGGAGATACGCCTCCGGAATCAACCATGTAGAGACCAGGGTTTAGGCTGGCCCTCCGCTCGTTGAGGACCCCGTTATGGATTCAAAGGGGGTGATGGATTTCCCAGGAGCCGGCTTTATAACGGTCGCGGCAAAGCATATGCCTTAAACAGGAGTTATGGTAGAGTTTAATGCCATTAAGGATTAGTCGATGAGGGAGCAACGGTTTCCTCAGCCTGTTCTAGAGGGGGCTGCGCATCAATGGATGGAATGGCTTTGAAGGTTCATCCCGTCTTCTTTAAGGAGTTCGCCTCTAAGACTTGGACCTCGGCCGGCGGGGTTGTGGCTGAACTGGTGGAGAACAGCTTCGACGAGGACGCCACGAGGGTGCTGGTCACCCTGATGGACGATGGATCCATAGCCGTGGAGGACGATGCTGGGATGGATGAGGCTTCCATGGAGAGGTTCCTGGTGGTCGGCAGCCCACATAAGCAGGAGGAGCAGAGATCCCCCCGCTTCGGGAGGCGTAGGAGCGGGAGATACGGGTTGGGGAGGCTCAGCTTCCTCACAGCCTTTAGGCGTATGCTAGTTAAAACCAGGAAGGGAGGTTTCCACTCGGCTTTCGAGCTGGACGAGGAGGTACTAGAGGGGCTGGCCTCGGGTGAAGCCCCGCTGAGGCTGGTGGACGAGCCCCCCCTGGGCAGGGATGGAACCGAGATCCGACTCTTAGAGCCTAGGGTTAAAGTCGAGTATAAGAGGCTTGTGCAGGAGCTTAGGAGGCTCGAATGCCTGAGGCAACCCTTCTTCGAACTCTACCTTAAATCCTCTCCGAAGCTTGTGGAGTGGTCCTTCATCGGGGCTGAACGCGTGGCCTCTCCTAGGATAGACGGTTTACGCATCCCCATATCGGAGCCGGGATTAGAGGGAGAGGTAATAGTTTCGAGGAGGCCCCTACCGGAGGAGGAACGGGGCTTGGCCGTGATGGTTGGGGGACACTCGGTCTGCAGGAGCACCTTCGAGGTGTCCGGGGCCGCCGCGGAGAGGATCACCGGATGGGTGAGGGGGGAAGGCTTAACTGCGAGGTTCGCGGATAAATCCGCGCTCATAGAAGACGAAGCATACGAGGAGTTCCATAGGAGAGTCAAAAACCTCTTGAAGGAGAGGATAATCCCCGCCATGAACGAGTACGTCGAGGCGGAGATCACCCGGGGGGAACTTAGGGTATACCGGCAAGTGGATCAGTTATTGGCCGACGCCATCCACCACGTGATCGAGTTCGATAATGGGTTAGGAGAACCATATGAAGTCCTTGGAGCCGTGGAAGCCGGAGGAGGGGGCCCGTCCGAAACCCCCCATACAGGGGTAAGCTTGGATGCGATCGGCCTCGATGACCCATTTAACGAGTCCGTCTTAGCCGTCCCGAAGAGCCTTGAAGTAGGGGCTGAGAAAGATGCCCCAAACCCGAAGGACGAGGCGGATTACAAGCGTAACCGTGGGGTGTATGGCCCGCCTGTCACCCTGAAGGAGGCTCCGCTGGAGATGAGCCGCATCATACCCAACCCACTCCCCAGCGGACTGACGCTCACCGTTACCAGGCCTTCGATGGATGCCCATGGCCAGCAGGGACGCTACTTGAAAGCTGCGGAGGATGGGAGGATTCGGAGAACCTTCAGGCTTAAGCGTATAGGCTACCGCGTGGTACCCTATGAGGATGAATGCGATGACAGGGAAGCCTTCGCCGACGGAGAATTAATATATGTGAATAAGGCTCATCCAGCTTACCGGGTGGAGGCTGAGAAGGGCGGCGAACTCCTCCTCAGACATGTTATAAGGCTCGTCTCCAAGGTCATAGCGTTAAGCTATCATCCTGAGGGGGTTAAAGCCTTGGATCTCCAGAATAGGCTTATAGCGGAAGCCATAAGGCTGCGGCGGATCAAGTTATCCCGCGGGACATCATCCTAGATCCCATGTTTATACCCCGATTATGAAGGGTTTAAAATCCCGTGCGCTGACGAGTATTAAGCCTATGGTAGGCTCCGTGATGATCGGCGGAAGAGGGTTAGTGGGGCTCCCCGGATTTATGAATAGAACTCCCCTGTCCCACCTCATGAAGGATCTATGGATGTGACCGGAGACTAAGATGTCTAGGCGGTTCTCCTCAGCGATCCTCCTCATGGTTTTCATACCCCATAGGGCTCCTGCATCATGGATTACCCCGATCCTCCATCCGTTGATCATGGTTGAATCCATCCCCGGAAGCCTAGTTTTAACTTCTGGGGGATCCATGTTCCCATGAACCGCCAACACCGGTGCGAAAGCCTCTAACTCATCTACGACTCTCATGCAGGTTAGGTCGCCTGCATGAATGATCAAGTCGACGTGGCTGAAGACCTCGGCTACCCTATCCGGCATCCTCCTAGCCCTAGAAGGGATATGGGTGTCCGAGATCAATCCTATAGCCTTGGTACTGGCTCCCCTATCTACGAGCATCTTAATGCTAATCGATGGGCGAGTCAAGGCGTATCACCGTGGAGGGTTTATGGACGAACCACCCGTCAAATCGGCTGGTCCTCACCCTGAGTCTTTTCCCTTACCGGAAGATGATCGCAGACTTCTAAACGCTAAGGGGACAACAACCTATATAAGAGGGAAGGTAGCCTATAAGCATATATAGAAGGGAATTATTATTGAGGAAGGTTATCTTTCCCCTCCTTTTATTATGCCTGCTCTCCTCGTCGATGCTATATCTCCTTGAGGGGGTTGAGGCGCAGCCCCCATTGAAGGTTCATGTCTCAACGAATAAGCCTGTGTACTCTCCCGGTGAGAACGTAATCATCAAGGCCAAGGTCAGGGAGGCCGACGGAGTCACCATCGTCTCGGGAGCGAACGTGATGATAGGGATAGTCCCCCCTGGGGGACCGGCAGTAGCCCATCCGGCGCCTGAGAGCGGCATCGAGCCCGGGAGCTACTTCTACACTTTAAATCTGCCCTCCACAGCCCCATCAGGGGTTTGGAGCGTATCCGCCCATGCCAGTAAGCCCGGCTATACAGCTGGCTCCGATTCCACAACCTTTCAGGTGGTGGGAGGGCCACCGCCGACCTATACCACCGACTGGGCTATTTATAGTCCAGGAGTCGTCCCATCAAACCCCACCACAGAGGATCCCGTGAAGATCGTGGCCTGGCTTAGGATTTTAAGCAC
Coding sequences within it:
- a CDS encoding ATP-binding protein — translated: MALKVHPVFFKEFASKTWTSAGGVVAELVENSFDEDATRVLVTLMDDGSIAVEDDAGMDEASMERFLVVGSPHKQEEQRSPRFGRRRSGRYGLGRLSFLTAFRRMLVKTRKGGFHSAFELDEEVLEGLASGEAPLRLVDEPPLGRDGTEIRLLEPRVKVEYKRLVQELRRLECLRQPFFELYLKSSPKLVEWSFIGAERVASPRIDGLRIPISEPGLEGEVIVSRRPLPEEERGLAVMVGGHSVCRSTFEVSGAAAERITGWVRGEGLTARFADKSALIEDEAYEEFHRRVKNLLKERIIPAMNEYVEAEITRGELRVYRQVDQLLADAIHHVIEFDNGLGEPYEVLGAVEAGGGGPSETPHTGVSLDAIGLDDPFNESVLAVPKSLEVGAEKDAPNPKDEADYKRNRGVYGPPVTLKEAPLEMSRIIPNPLPSGLTLTVTRPSMDAHGQQGRYLKAAEDGRIRRTFRLKRIGYRVVPYEDECDDREAFADGELIYVNKAHPAYRVEAEKGGELLLRHVIRLVSKVIALSYHPEGVKALDLQNRLIAEAIRLRRIKLSRGTSS
- a CDS encoding metallophosphoesterase family protein, which gives rise to MLVDRGASTKAIGLISDTHIPSRARRMPDRVAEVFSHVDLIIHAGDLTCMRVVDELEAFAPVLAVHGNMDPPEVKTRLPGMDSTMINGWRIGVIHDAGALWGMKTMRRIAEENRLDILVSGHIHRSFMRWDRGVLFINPGSPTNPLPPIITEPTIGLILVSARDFKPFIIGV
- a CDS encoding amino acid permease, with protein sequence MASGEGEQALKRDVGWYGSFSMGYADVGADIYVALGLVAFYAAGASPLAFAIASITYICTGFAYGELATAYPYAGGAQVYTMKAMNDLMGFIAGWAVMLDYTVDISLFSLATAGYLSFFIPWIKSAAFTVNLTGLNLRITALGLTSLLLVAALIGINLLGIRKASILNELLVSLDLAVESLILVLGVLLAFNLGLFTSQIGVMGADKVFQNITYAFQGLDYRRQNFIYGVTLAMCSFIGIESISQAAEETRKPHKWIPRATKLSILAVLIFAVTLSSVAMGMVPWTELAESQTDPMAVLARSIPIVGGYIAPIVAFTGFAICYVSSNTGVIGVSRVVFSMGKFNLMPRWFYKVHPSYRTPYRTILIFGSIGAVLSLLGELHFVADLYNFGALLSYILVNLSLIILRNTDVDAYRAWRAPGNLGFKVKGRRLSIPVTGLIGLISCTVIWLLVISYHPVGRILGTAWIAAGLIVYAVYRWRSGLGLTGKLGGAQVKPSAYVFNALILVRIPENHEKVAEAIRASLDKRFKLTLFTVIDPEEHGFSMEDVRQYQYIKEAEEEAYLELETLARRLRDLGYECSVKVEVGPQLKIIELEASSDANDLIVLIRRRTLKGHLVKIREKSIQSLISRYPGKLMVVRRG